In a genomic window of Flavobacterium sp. KACC 22761:
- a CDS encoding ATP-binding protein, with product MIVLIVVASFLLASISIIQFKTEAKEYHQERLERKENAVKEHINYVLSTTTYPLKTQNLDLIFKDKIHELAQIHKIEINIYSLDGKLLKSSKESFAVDKAPPPIPEYILKLVRSSIEKRFVDIKTIDGVKNRSSYSLIKDEKFKPLGILNLPYLEDDGYYDNELNTFLIRLSQVYSFMLIVAFGLAYLLSTYITKSLKTISDRLEETNLDQKNEKIVLEANSKEVNFLIKAYNGMVDKLETSAIKLAQSEREEAWREMAKQVAHEIKNPLTPMRLTVQSFQRKFDPNDPDVKQKMNDYSETLIQQIDTMTAVASAFSNFASMPAQQNETLNVVEVVELALDIFNEEYISFEKEEEEIISKMDRTQLIRVITNLVKNATQAISENQFQKSIVVSIKRRNDHVEIDVKDNGIGIQKQDIGRIFEPKFTTKTSGMGLGLGIIKNIIENYKGTITFESTYGKGTTFTVSLPITNS from the coding sequence ATGATTGTATTGATTGTTGTGGCATCTTTTTTATTGGCTTCGATTTCGATTATTCAGTTTAAAACCGAGGCGAAAGAATACCATCAGGAGCGTTTAGAACGAAAAGAAAATGCGGTAAAAGAACACATCAATTATGTGCTTTCGACTACAACATATCCGCTAAAAACTCAAAATCTAGATTTGATCTTTAAAGATAAAATCCACGAATTAGCTCAGATTCATAAAATTGAAATCAATATTTACAGTCTCGACGGAAAACTCTTAAAATCTTCAAAAGAGTCTTTTGCTGTTGATAAAGCGCCACCACCAATTCCAGAATATATATTAAAACTCGTTCGTTCTTCTATCGAAAAGCGATTTGTTGATATCAAAACGATTGATGGAGTTAAAAACCGATCTTCATATAGTTTAATTAAAGACGAAAAATTCAAACCGCTCGGAATTTTAAATCTTCCTTATTTGGAAGATGATGGTTATTACGATAATGAGTTGAATACTTTCTTGATTCGTTTAAGCCAAGTCTATTCTTTTATGCTGATTGTGGCTTTTGGACTGGCCTATTTGCTTTCAACTTATATTACAAAATCATTAAAAACCATTTCAGATCGTTTGGAAGAAACTAATTTGGATCAGAAAAACGAGAAAATTGTTTTAGAAGCAAACAGCAAAGAAGTCAACTTCTTGATAAAAGCGTATAACGGAATGGTGGACAAATTAGAAACCAGTGCTATCAAATTAGCACAAAGTGAACGTGAAGAAGCTTGGCGCGAAATGGCAAAACAAGTCGCGCATGAAATCAAAAATCCGCTTACGCCGATGCGTTTGACGGTTCAGAGTTTCCAAAGAAAATTTGATCCAAATGATCCCGATGTAAAACAGAAAATGAATGATTATTCGGAGACTTTAATTCAACAAATCGATACGATGACAGCTGTTGCTTCGGCGTTTTCGAACTTTGCTTCAATGCCAGCGCAGCAAAACGAAACTTTGAATGTCGTTGAGGTTGTTGAATTGGCTTTGGATATCTTTAACGAAGAATACATTTCTTTTGAAAAAGAAGAAGAAGAAATCATTTCCAAAATGGATCGTACGCAATTAATACGTGTCATTACCAATTTGGTTAAAAACGCTACTCAGGCAATTTCAGAGAATCAGTTTCAGAAATCGATTGTTGTATCAATAAAAAGACGAAATGATCATGTTGAAATTGATGTAAAAGACAACGGAATCGGAATTCAGAAACAAGATATCGGCCGAATCTTCGAGCCTAAATTTACTACCAAAACCAGCGGTATGGGACTTGGACTTGGAATTATCAAAAACATCATCGAAAATTACAAAGGAACAATTACCTTTGAATCAACATACGGAAAAGGAACGACTTTTACAGTTTCGTTACCAATCACAAACTCATAA
- a CDS encoding CopD family protein produces the protein MEYYNYLKSLHLIFVITWFAGLFYIVRLFVYQIEASEKPSPEKEILQAQYKIMAYRLWYIITWPSAVLASIFAFWMLFFTEAGHIWLTQSWMHVKLCFVFLLYLYHGKCHQIFKQLQNDEVKYSNNFMRLWNEGATIILFAVVFLVVLKSAIDWIFGVIGIILFSVLIMLGFRFYKRIREKK, from the coding sequence ATGGAATACTATAACTATCTAAAATCACTGCACCTCATTTTTGTGATTACTTGGTTTGCTGGTTTATTTTATATTGTGCGTTTGTTTGTTTATCAAATTGAAGCCAGTGAAAAACCTTCGCCAGAAAAAGAAATTCTACAGGCGCAATACAAAATTATGGCCTACCGTTTGTGGTACATTATTACATGGCCATCGGCGGTTTTGGCAAGTATCTTTGCTTTTTGGATGCTGTTTTTTACAGAAGCAGGACATATTTGGCTTACACAATCTTGGATGCACGTAAAATTATGTTTCGTTTTCCTTTTATATTTATATCACGGAAAATGCCATCAGATTTTTAAGCAATTGCAAAATGATGAGGTGAAATATTCGAATAATTTCATGCGTTTATGGAACGAAGGCGCAACGATTATTTTGTTTGCTGTTGTCTTTTTAGTAGTTTTAAAAAGTGCCATCGACTGGATTTTCGGCGTAATCGGAATTATTTTATTCTCGGTTTTAATTATGCTGGGATTCCGTTTTTATAAGCGCATTCGAGAAAAAAAATAA
- the hemH gene encoding ferrochelatase has translation MKGVLLVNLGSPDSPTPKDVKPYLDEFLMDKYVIDVPYLLRALLVRGIILRKRPEESAHAYSKIWWEEGSPLVVLSERMQQKVQPLVNVPVSLAMRYGSMTIEKGLQELSDKGVTDVMLFPLYPQYAMASTLTILVKAEEIRKKKFPHMKFTDVPAFYNKPDYIKNLADSIQKHLVGFEYDHLLFSYHGIPERHIRKTDVTKSHCKIDGSCCNTPSPAHEFCYRHQCYETTRQVVKLLGLPEDKYSLTFQSRLAGDKWLEPYTDVEIDNMPAKGIKKLAVVTPAFVSDCLETLEEIAMRAKEDFEAKGGEEFLAIPCLNDDDEWCQTVSNWINDWAK, from the coding sequence ATGAAAGGCGTATTATTAGTAAACTTAGGTTCTCCAGACAGTCCAACTCCAAAAGATGTTAAACCTTATTTAGATGAATTTTTAATGGATAAATACGTGATTGACGTTCCGTATTTATTAAGAGCATTATTAGTTCGAGGAATTATTTTAAGAAAAAGGCCAGAAGAATCTGCGCACGCATATTCAAAAATCTGGTGGGAAGAAGGGTCTCCATTAGTGGTTCTTTCAGAAAGAATGCAGCAAAAAGTACAGCCTTTAGTAAATGTTCCCGTTTCTTTGGCAATGCGTTACGGAAGTATGACAATCGAAAAAGGACTTCAAGAATTGAGCGATAAAGGAGTTACAGATGTAATGCTTTTTCCTTTATATCCGCAATATGCAATGGCTTCAACTTTGACTATTTTGGTTAAAGCAGAAGAAATTCGCAAGAAGAAATTCCCGCACATGAAATTTACAGATGTTCCGGCATTTTACAACAAACCGGATTACATCAAAAACTTAGCAGATTCTATTCAGAAACATTTAGTTGGATTTGAATATGATCATTTATTGTTTTCATACCACGGAATTCCAGAGCGCCATATTCGCAAAACGGACGTGACAAAATCACATTGTAAAATTGACGGTTCTTGCTGTAACACGCCATCTCCGGCACATGAATTCTGCTACCGTCACCAGTGTTATGAAACAACAAGACAAGTCGTTAAATTATTAGGACTTCCTGAAGACAAATACAGTTTGACTTTCCAATCTCGTTTAGCAGGAGACAAATGGCTAGAACCTTACACAGATGTTGAAATTGATAATATGCCTGCAAAAGGAATTAAAAAATTAGCAGTTGTTACTCCGGCTTTCGTTTCCGATTGTTTAGAAACTTTAGAAGAAATCGCCATGCGCGCCAAAGAAGATTTTGAAGCAAAAGGAGGAGAAGAGTTCTTGGCAATTCCTTGTTTGAATGATGATGACGAATGGTGCCAAACGGTTTCTAACTGGATTAATGATTGGGCTAAATAA
- a CDS encoding AraC family transcriptional regulator gives MSSQEVIKIEDDFTLIRFQNDGSESFYAQHEIIGTGLIQFHFGIKGNAKFLFNQGNYALELKEEKSLLLYNPQKELPLNLELAPNSWAISVIVSIKKFHALFSAEANYITFLSPDNKDKKYYNEGNISPSMAIVLSQLFHYNLHPSIKNLYYKGKGYELLSLYFNRTEDPNAEQCPFLIDEDNVLKIRKAKEIVIANMAEPPGLQELADEIGLNLKKLKMGFKQIYGDTVYGFLFDYKMDFARKLLDSGSYNVNEVGLKIGYSTGSHFIAAFKKKFGTTPKKYLMSINANV, from the coding sequence ATGAGTTCTCAAGAAGTTATAAAAATTGAAGACGACTTTACGCTGATTCGTTTTCAAAATGATGGTTCAGAATCTTTCTATGCACAGCACGAAATAATAGGTACTGGTCTGATACAGTTTCACTTCGGGATAAAAGGAAACGCAAAATTTTTATTCAATCAAGGCAATTATGCTTTAGAGTTGAAAGAAGAAAAATCGTTGCTTTTATACAATCCACAGAAAGAATTGCCGCTAAATTTAGAGCTGGCTCCTAACTCGTGGGCGATTTCAGTAATTGTTTCAATCAAGAAATTTCACGCATTATTTTCTGCCGAAGCCAACTATATTACTTTTTTAAGTCCTGACAATAAGGATAAGAAATATTATAACGAAGGAAATATCAGTCCGTCGATGGCAATTGTTTTGAGTCAGTTGTTTCATTACAATCTTCATCCATCGATAAAAAATCTTTATTATAAAGGAAAAGGATACGAATTACTGAGTTTGTATTTTAACAGAACCGAAGATCCGAATGCAGAACAATGTCCGTTTTTGATTGACGAAGACAATGTTTTGAAAATCAGAAAAGCCAAAGAAATTGTAATCGCTAATATGGCCGAACCGCCAGGATTACAAGAACTAGCAGATGAAATCGGTTTAAATTTGAAAAAACTTAAAATGGGTTTCAAACAAATTTACGGCGATACGGTTTATGGTTTTCTTTTCGATTATAAAATGGATTTTGCTAGAAAACTACTAGATAGCGGATCATATAATGTAAACGAAGTTGGATTGAAAATAGGCTACAGCACCGGAAGTCATTTTATAGCAGCATTCAAAAAGAAATTCGGAACAACACCAAAAAAATATTTGATGTCGATTAATGCGAATGTTTAA
- the hemA gene encoding glutamyl-tRNA reductase produces the protein MENNNVPKHLYFYSVGLSYKKADAEVRGQFSLDAVAKTRLLEQAKNEGIESLIVTSTCNRTEIYGFAEHPFQLIKLICDNSNGSVDAFQKVGFVYKNQEAINHLFRVGTGLDSQILGDFEIISQIKTSFTHSKSMGLANAFTERLVNAVIQASKRIKTETEISSGATSVSFASVQYILKNVEDISNKNILLFGTGKIGRNTCENLVKHTKNEHITLINRTKDKAEKLAGKLNLIVKDYSELHLELQKADVVVVATGAQNPTVDKAILNLKKPLLILDLSIPKNVHENVEELEGVTLIHMDYLSQLTDETLENRKLHIPAAEAIIEEIKEEFVTWMKGRKFAPTINALKEKLNAIKASELDFQSKKIADFNEEQAEIISNRIIQKITTHFANHLKDDDTMVDESIEWIEKVFKIKAS, from the coding sequence ATGGAAAACAATAACGTACCGAAACACCTTTATTTTTACTCAGTTGGTCTGAGTTATAAAAAAGCTGATGCTGAGGTCAGAGGTCAATTTAGTTTGGATGCAGTTGCGAAAACTCGCCTGCTGGAACAAGCTAAAAACGAGGGAATCGAAAGTTTAATAGTTACTTCAACTTGCAACAGAACCGAAATCTACGGTTTTGCTGAACATCCATTTCAATTAATAAAACTTATTTGCGATAATAGTAACGGATCTGTAGATGCTTTTCAAAAAGTAGGTTTCGTTTACAAAAATCAAGAAGCAATCAATCACTTATTTCGTGTAGGAACTGGTTTAGATAGTCAGATTTTAGGCGATTTTGAAATTATATCTCAAATAAAAACCAGTTTTACGCATTCAAAATCAATGGGATTAGCCAATGCTTTTACAGAAAGACTGGTAAATGCGGTAATTCAGGCGAGCAAGAGAATTAAAACAGAAACAGAAATAAGTTCTGGTGCTACTTCAGTTTCTTTTGCTTCGGTTCAATATATTCTGAAAAACGTTGAAGATATCAGCAACAAAAATATTTTACTTTTTGGAACTGGAAAAATCGGAAGAAATACCTGCGAGAATTTAGTAAAACATACTAAAAACGAGCACATCACTTTGATCAACAGAACTAAAGATAAAGCAGAGAAATTAGCAGGAAAATTAAATCTGATTGTTAAAGATTACTCTGAATTACATTTAGAACTTCAAAAAGCCGATGTCGTAGTTGTTGCAACTGGCGCGCAAAACCCAACGGTTGACAAAGCAATCTTAAATCTTAAAAAACCTTTGTTGATTCTGGATTTATCTATTCCGAAAAACGTTCATGAAAATGTTGAGGAATTAGAAGGTGTAACTTTAATTCACATGGATTATTTGTCTCAATTGACAGATGAAACACTGGAAAACAGAAAATTACACATTCCGGCTGCTGAAGCGATCATCGAAGAAATCAAAGAAGAATTTGTTACTTGGATGAAAGGCAGAAAATTTGCTCCAACAATTAATGCTTTAAAAGAGAAATTAAACGCTATTAAAGCTTCTGAATTGGATTTTCAAAGCAAAAAAATCGCTGATTTTAATGAAGAGCAAGCTGAAATCATCAGTAACAGAATCATCCAGAAAATCACTACTCATTTTGCAAATCATTTAAAAGACGACGATACCATGGTTGATGAAAGCATCGAATGGATCGAAAAAGTCTTCAAAATAAAAGCATCTTAA